One genomic segment of Synchiropus splendidus isolate RoL2022-P1 chromosome 16, RoL_Sspl_1.0, whole genome shotgun sequence includes these proteins:
- the fgfr3 gene encoding fibroblast growth factor receptor 3 isoform X4 yields the protein MLSESGLAALRVSSSRGMRALRCSLWIVTFLPLCVTAARLPSPQPTESVSSEAAFLEDYVLGMGDTFDMACDLDDPSEPIVWYKDGAGLVQTNRTRLGQRLLRIINVSYEDSGVYSCRLAQSNTLLSNYTMRVTDSLSSGDDEDYDEDAEDAALAPYWTRPDRMDKKLLAVPAANTVRFRCPAAGNPLPTIHWLKNGKEFKGEQRMGGIKLRHQQWSLVMESAVPSDRGNYTCLVQNKYGTITHTYQLDVLERSPHRPILQAGLPANQTVQVGSDVEFHCKVYSDAQPHIQWLKHIEVNGSRYGPDGVPYVNILKTAGINTTDKELEVLFLTNVSFEDAGEYTCLAGNSIGYAYHSAWLTVLPAVSTEKEDYYADILIYVTGCVLFILAVVIVVLCRMRMTTQKTLPTPPVQKLSKFPLKRQQVSLDSNSSMNSNTPLVRIARLSSSDGPMLANVLELELPSDPKWEFSRTRLTLGKPLGEGCFGQVVMAEAIGIDKEKPNKPLTVAVKMLKDDATDKDLSDLVSEMEMMKMIGKHKNIINLLGACTQDGPLYVLVEYASKGNLREYLRARRPPGMDYSFDTCKIPDEQLTFKDLVSCAYQVARGMEYLASQKCIHRDLAARNVLVTEDNVIKIADFGLARDVHNIDYYKKTTNGRLPVKWMAPEALFDRVYTHQSDVWSYGVLLWEIFTLGGSPYPGIPVEELFKLLKEGHRMDKPANCTHELYMIMRECWHAVPSQRPTFRQLVEDHDRVLSMTSTDEYLDLSVPFEQYSPTCQDSNSTCSSGDDSVFAHDPLPDEPCLPKPLPSNGVIRT from the exons AGTCAGTGTCCAGCGAGGCAGCCTTCCTGGAGGACTATGTCCTTGGCATGGGCGACACCTTCGACATGGCCTGTGACCTGGACGACCCATCCGAGCCCATCGTGTGGTACAAGGATGGCGCCGGCCTCGTGCAGACCAACCGGACGCGGCTGGGTCAGAGATTGCTGCGCATCATTAACGTGTCTTACGAGGACTCGGGCGTCTACTCGTGTCGACTGGCCCAAAGCAACACGCTGCTCAGCAACTACACCATGAGAGTGACAG ATTCTCTGTCGTCTGGTGACGATGAAGACTATGATGAAGACGCGGAGGATGCAG CCCTGGCACCTTACTGGACGAGGCCTGACCGGATGGATAAGAAACTCCTGGCGGTGCCGGCAGCAAACACCGTCAGGTTCCGATGTCCCGCCGCTGGAAACCCGCTGCCGACGATCCACTGGTTGAAAAATGGCAAGGAGTTCAAGGGCGAGCAGAGGATGGGCGGCATCAAG TTGAGACATCAGCAGTGGAGTCTTGTTATGGAGAGTGCTGTGCCATCAGACCGTGGAAACTACACCTGTTTGGTCCAGAACAAGTACGGAACCATCACCCACACCTACCAGCTGGACGTGCTGG AGCGCTCGCCTCACAGACCCATCCTGCAGGCCGGCCTGCCAGCCAATCAGACGGTGCAAGTGGGCAGCGATGTGGAGTTCCACTGTAAAGTGTACAGCGACGCCCAGCCTCACATTCAGTGGCTGAAGCATATCGAGGTGAACGGCAGCCGCTACGGGCCCGACGGCGTTCCCTACGTCAACATCCTGAAG ACGGCCGGTATTAACACCACAGATAAGGAGCTAGAGGTCCTCTTCTTGACCAATGTGTCCTTTGAGGACGCGGGCGAGTACACTTGCCTGGCAGGGAACTCTATCGGCTATGCTTACCACTCTGCTTGGCTGACGGTGCTTCCAG CAGTTAGCACAGAGAAGGAGGACTACTACGCCGACATCCTGATCTACGTCACGGGGTGCGTGCTCTTCATCCTGGCCGTGGTCATCGTGGTCCTGTGTCGCATGCGCATGACCACCCAGAAGACGCTGCCCACGCCGCCCGTGCAGAAGCTCTCAAAGTTCCCGCTCAAGCGACAG CAGGTGTCCTTGGATTCCAACTCCTCCATGAACTCCAACACCCCGCTGGTCAGGATCGCCCGACTGTCCTCCAGTGACGGACCCATGTTGGCCAACGTCTTGGAGCTGGAGCTGCCTTCCGATCCCAAGTGGGAGTTTTCTCGCACGCG GCTAACCTTGGGTAAACCACTGGGCGAGGGCTGTTTCGGTCAGGTGGTGATGGCTGAGGCCATCGGTATTGACAAGGAAAAGCCCAATAAGCCTCTGACTGTTGCTGTGAAAATGCTGAAAG ACGATGCGACCGACAAGGATCTATCAGATTTGgtgtcagagatggagatgatgaagatgattgGCAAGCACAAGAATATTATCAACCTGCTGGGAGCGTGCACTCAAGATG GTCCACTGTATGTGCTGGTGGAGTACGCCTCCAAGGGAAACCTCAGAGAGTACCTGCGAGCGCGTCGACCCCCAGGAATGGATTATTCCTTTGACACCTGCAAGATTCCGGATGAGCAGTTGACCTTTAAGGACCTGGTGTCCTGTGCCTACCAGGTGGCCCGCGGCATGGAGTACCTTGCTTCCCAGAAG TGCATCCACAGGGACCTGGCAGCCCGAAATGTCCTTGTCACAGAGGACAACGTAATAAAGATCGCAGACTTCGGTCTGGCCAGAGATGTGCACAACATAGACTACTATAAAAAGACCACGAAC GGTCGTCTGCCTGTTAAATGGATGGCTCCGGAGGCTCTGTTCGACCGGGTCTACACGCACCAGAGCGATGT CTGGTCCTACGGTGTGTTGCTGTGGGAAATCTTCACGCTGGGAGGCTCGCCGTATCCTGGGATTCCCGTCGAAGAATTGTTCAAGCTGCTAAAGGAGGGACATCGGATGGACAAACCCGCGAACTGCACGCATGAGTT GTACATGATCATGAGGGAGTGCTGGCACGCGGTTCCCTCCCAGAGACCAACCTTCAGGCAGCTGGTAGAAGATCACGATCGGGTGTTGTCCATGACCTCCACTGAT GAATACCTGGACCTCTCCGTGCCCTTCGAGCAGTACTCTCCCACCTGCCAGGACTCCAACAGCACTTGCTCCTCCGGCGACGACTCGGTCTTTGCTCACGACCCTCTTCCCGACGAACCCTGTCTTCCCAAACCGCTGCCCAGTAACGGAGTCATCAGGACATAA
- the fgfr3 gene encoding fibroblast growth factor receptor 3 isoform X3, producing the protein MLSESGLAALRVSSSRGMRALRCSLWIVTFLPLCVTAARLPSPQPTESVSSEAAFLEDYVLGMGDTFDMACDLDDPSEPIVWYKDGAGLVQTNRTRLGQRLLRIINVSYEDSGVYSCRLAQSNTLLSNYTMRVTDSLSSGDDEDYDEDAEDAGNENALAPYWTRPDRMDKKLLAVPAANTVRFRCPAAGNPLPTIHWLKNGKEFKGEQRMGGIKLRHQQWSLVMESAVPSDRGNYTCLVQNKYGTITHTYQLDVLERSPHRPILQAGLPANQTVQVGSDVEFHCKVYSDAQPHIQWLKHIEVNGSRYGPDGVPYVNILKTIVSKHTEAHDKLKLSNVTAKDAGKYWCRAFNFVGKSENAFWLKIHNPVSTEKEDYYADILIYVTGCVLFILAVVIVVLCRMRMTTQKTLPTPPVQKLSKFPLKRQVSLDSNSSMNSNTPLVRIARLSSSDGPMLANVLELELPSDPKWEFSRTRLTLGKPLGEGCFGQVVMAEAIGIDKEKPNKPLTVAVKMLKDDATDKDLSDLVSEMEMMKMIGKHKNIINLLGACTQDGPLYVLVEYASKGNLREYLRARRPPGMDYSFDTCKIPDEQLTFKDLVSCAYQVARGMEYLASQKCIHRDLAARNVLVTEDNVIKIADFGLARDVHNIDYYKKTTNGRLPVKWMAPEALFDRVYTHQSDVWSYGVLLWEIFTLGGSPYPGIPVEELFKLLKEGHRMDKPANCTHELYMIMRECWHAVPSQRPTFRQLVEDHDRVLSMTSTDEYLDLSVPFEQYSPTCQDSNSTCSSGDDSVFAHDPLPDEPCLPKPLPSNGVIRT; encoded by the exons AGTCAGTGTCCAGCGAGGCAGCCTTCCTGGAGGACTATGTCCTTGGCATGGGCGACACCTTCGACATGGCCTGTGACCTGGACGACCCATCCGAGCCCATCGTGTGGTACAAGGATGGCGCCGGCCTCGTGCAGACCAACCGGACGCGGCTGGGTCAGAGATTGCTGCGCATCATTAACGTGTCTTACGAGGACTCGGGCGTCTACTCGTGTCGACTGGCCCAAAGCAACACGCTGCTCAGCAACTACACCATGAGAGTGACAG ATTCTCTGTCGTCTGGTGACGATGAAGACTATGATGAAGACGCGGAGGATGCAGGTAATGAAAAtg CCCTGGCACCTTACTGGACGAGGCCTGACCGGATGGATAAGAAACTCCTGGCGGTGCCGGCAGCAAACACCGTCAGGTTCCGATGTCCCGCCGCTGGAAACCCGCTGCCGACGATCCACTGGTTGAAAAATGGCAAGGAGTTCAAGGGCGAGCAGAGGATGGGCGGCATCAAG TTGAGACATCAGCAGTGGAGTCTTGTTATGGAGAGTGCTGTGCCATCAGACCGTGGAAACTACACCTGTTTGGTCCAGAACAAGTACGGAACCATCACCCACACCTACCAGCTGGACGTGCTGG AGCGCTCGCCTCACAGACCCATCCTGCAGGCCGGCCTGCCAGCCAATCAGACGGTGCAAGTGGGCAGCGATGTGGAGTTCCACTGTAAAGTGTACAGCGACGCCCAGCCTCACATTCAGTGGCTGAAGCATATCGAGGTGAACGGCAGCCGCTACGGGCCCGACGGCGTTCCCTACGTCAACATCCTGAAG ACCATTGTCAGTAAGCACACTGAGGCCCATGATAAGTTGAAACTGTCCAATGTGACCGCCAAAGACGCCGGGAAGTACTGGTGTCGCGCTTTTAACTTTGTAGGCAAGTCGGAAAACGCTTTCTGGCTTAAGATACACAACCCAG TTAGCACAGAGAAGGAGGACTACTACGCCGACATCCTGATCTACGTCACGGGGTGCGTGCTCTTCATCCTGGCCGTGGTCATCGTGGTCCTGTGTCGCATGCGCATGACCACCCAGAAGACGCTGCCCACGCCGCCCGTGCAGAAGCTCTCAAAGTTCCCGCTCAAGCGACAG GTGTCCTTGGATTCCAACTCCTCCATGAACTCCAACACCCCGCTGGTCAGGATCGCCCGACTGTCCTCCAGTGACGGACCCATGTTGGCCAACGTCTTGGAGCTGGAGCTGCCTTCCGATCCCAAGTGGGAGTTTTCTCGCACGCG GCTAACCTTGGGTAAACCACTGGGCGAGGGCTGTTTCGGTCAGGTGGTGATGGCTGAGGCCATCGGTATTGACAAGGAAAAGCCCAATAAGCCTCTGACTGTTGCTGTGAAAATGCTGAAAG ACGATGCGACCGACAAGGATCTATCAGATTTGgtgtcagagatggagatgatgaagatgattgGCAAGCACAAGAATATTATCAACCTGCTGGGAGCGTGCACTCAAGATG GTCCACTGTATGTGCTGGTGGAGTACGCCTCCAAGGGAAACCTCAGAGAGTACCTGCGAGCGCGTCGACCCCCAGGAATGGATTATTCCTTTGACACCTGCAAGATTCCGGATGAGCAGTTGACCTTTAAGGACCTGGTGTCCTGTGCCTACCAGGTGGCCCGCGGCATGGAGTACCTTGCTTCCCAGAAG TGCATCCACAGGGACCTGGCAGCCCGAAATGTCCTTGTCACAGAGGACAACGTAATAAAGATCGCAGACTTCGGTCTGGCCAGAGATGTGCACAACATAGACTACTATAAAAAGACCACGAAC GGTCGTCTGCCTGTTAAATGGATGGCTCCGGAGGCTCTGTTCGACCGGGTCTACACGCACCAGAGCGATGT CTGGTCCTACGGTGTGTTGCTGTGGGAAATCTTCACGCTGGGAGGCTCGCCGTATCCTGGGATTCCCGTCGAAGAATTGTTCAAGCTGCTAAAGGAGGGACATCGGATGGACAAACCCGCGAACTGCACGCATGAGTT GTACATGATCATGAGGGAGTGCTGGCACGCGGTTCCCTCCCAGAGACCAACCTTCAGGCAGCTGGTAGAAGATCACGATCGGGTGTTGTCCATGACCTCCACTGAT GAATACCTGGACCTCTCCGTGCCCTTCGAGCAGTACTCTCCCACCTGCCAGGACTCCAACAGCACTTGCTCCTCCGGCGACGACTCGGTCTTTGCTCACGACCCTCTTCCCGACGAACCCTGTCTTCCCAAACCGCTGCCCAGTAACGGAGTCATCAGGACATAA
- the fgfr3 gene encoding fibroblast growth factor receptor 3 isoform X1, with product MLSESGLAALRVSSSRGMRALRCSLWIVTFLPLCVTAARLPSPQPTESVSSEAAFLEDYVLGMGDTFDMACDLDDPSEPIVWYKDGAGLVQTNRTRLGQRLLRIINVSYEDSGVYSCRLAQSNTLLSNYTMRVTDSLSSGDDEDYDEDAEDAGNENALAPYWTRPDRMDKKLLAVPAANTVRFRCPAAGNPLPTIHWLKNGKEFKGEQRMGGIKLRHQQWSLVMESAVPSDRGNYTCLVQNKYGTITHTYQLDVLERSPHRPILQAGLPANQTVQVGSDVEFHCKVYSDAQPHIQWLKHIEVNGSRYGPDGVPYVNILKTAGINTTDKELEVLFLTNVSFEDAGEYTCLAGNSIGYAYHSAWLTVLPAVSTEKEDYYADILIYVTGCVLFILAVVIVVLCRMRMTTQKTLPTPPVQKLSKFPLKRQQVSLDSNSSMNSNTPLVRIARLSSSDGPMLANVLELELPSDPKWEFSRTRLTLGKPLGEGCFGQVVMAEAIGIDKEKPNKPLTVAVKMLKDDATDKDLSDLVSEMEMMKMIGKHKNIINLLGACTQDGPLYVLVEYASKGNLREYLRARRPPGMDYSFDTCKIPDEQLTFKDLVSCAYQVARGMEYLASQKCIHRDLAARNVLVTEDNVIKIADFGLARDVHNIDYYKKTTNGRLPVKWMAPEALFDRVYTHQSDVWSYGVLLWEIFTLGGSPYPGIPVEELFKLLKEGHRMDKPANCTHELYMIMRECWHAVPSQRPTFRQLVEDHDRVLSMTSTDEYLDLSVPFEQYSPTCQDSNSTCSSGDDSVFAHDPLPDEPCLPKPLPSNGVIRT from the exons AGTCAGTGTCCAGCGAGGCAGCCTTCCTGGAGGACTATGTCCTTGGCATGGGCGACACCTTCGACATGGCCTGTGACCTGGACGACCCATCCGAGCCCATCGTGTGGTACAAGGATGGCGCCGGCCTCGTGCAGACCAACCGGACGCGGCTGGGTCAGAGATTGCTGCGCATCATTAACGTGTCTTACGAGGACTCGGGCGTCTACTCGTGTCGACTGGCCCAAAGCAACACGCTGCTCAGCAACTACACCATGAGAGTGACAG ATTCTCTGTCGTCTGGTGACGATGAAGACTATGATGAAGACGCGGAGGATGCAGGTAATGAAAAtg CCCTGGCACCTTACTGGACGAGGCCTGACCGGATGGATAAGAAACTCCTGGCGGTGCCGGCAGCAAACACCGTCAGGTTCCGATGTCCCGCCGCTGGAAACCCGCTGCCGACGATCCACTGGTTGAAAAATGGCAAGGAGTTCAAGGGCGAGCAGAGGATGGGCGGCATCAAG TTGAGACATCAGCAGTGGAGTCTTGTTATGGAGAGTGCTGTGCCATCAGACCGTGGAAACTACACCTGTTTGGTCCAGAACAAGTACGGAACCATCACCCACACCTACCAGCTGGACGTGCTGG AGCGCTCGCCTCACAGACCCATCCTGCAGGCCGGCCTGCCAGCCAATCAGACGGTGCAAGTGGGCAGCGATGTGGAGTTCCACTGTAAAGTGTACAGCGACGCCCAGCCTCACATTCAGTGGCTGAAGCATATCGAGGTGAACGGCAGCCGCTACGGGCCCGACGGCGTTCCCTACGTCAACATCCTGAAG ACGGCCGGTATTAACACCACAGATAAGGAGCTAGAGGTCCTCTTCTTGACCAATGTGTCCTTTGAGGACGCGGGCGAGTACACTTGCCTGGCAGGGAACTCTATCGGCTATGCTTACCACTCTGCTTGGCTGACGGTGCTTCCAG CAGTTAGCACAGAGAAGGAGGACTACTACGCCGACATCCTGATCTACGTCACGGGGTGCGTGCTCTTCATCCTGGCCGTGGTCATCGTGGTCCTGTGTCGCATGCGCATGACCACCCAGAAGACGCTGCCCACGCCGCCCGTGCAGAAGCTCTCAAAGTTCCCGCTCAAGCGACAG CAGGTGTCCTTGGATTCCAACTCCTCCATGAACTCCAACACCCCGCTGGTCAGGATCGCCCGACTGTCCTCCAGTGACGGACCCATGTTGGCCAACGTCTTGGAGCTGGAGCTGCCTTCCGATCCCAAGTGGGAGTTTTCTCGCACGCG GCTAACCTTGGGTAAACCACTGGGCGAGGGCTGTTTCGGTCAGGTGGTGATGGCTGAGGCCATCGGTATTGACAAGGAAAAGCCCAATAAGCCTCTGACTGTTGCTGTGAAAATGCTGAAAG ACGATGCGACCGACAAGGATCTATCAGATTTGgtgtcagagatggagatgatgaagatgattgGCAAGCACAAGAATATTATCAACCTGCTGGGAGCGTGCACTCAAGATG GTCCACTGTATGTGCTGGTGGAGTACGCCTCCAAGGGAAACCTCAGAGAGTACCTGCGAGCGCGTCGACCCCCAGGAATGGATTATTCCTTTGACACCTGCAAGATTCCGGATGAGCAGTTGACCTTTAAGGACCTGGTGTCCTGTGCCTACCAGGTGGCCCGCGGCATGGAGTACCTTGCTTCCCAGAAG TGCATCCACAGGGACCTGGCAGCCCGAAATGTCCTTGTCACAGAGGACAACGTAATAAAGATCGCAGACTTCGGTCTGGCCAGAGATGTGCACAACATAGACTACTATAAAAAGACCACGAAC GGTCGTCTGCCTGTTAAATGGATGGCTCCGGAGGCTCTGTTCGACCGGGTCTACACGCACCAGAGCGATGT CTGGTCCTACGGTGTGTTGCTGTGGGAAATCTTCACGCTGGGAGGCTCGCCGTATCCTGGGATTCCCGTCGAAGAATTGTTCAAGCTGCTAAAGGAGGGACATCGGATGGACAAACCCGCGAACTGCACGCATGAGTT GTACATGATCATGAGGGAGTGCTGGCACGCGGTTCCCTCCCAGAGACCAACCTTCAGGCAGCTGGTAGAAGATCACGATCGGGTGTTGTCCATGACCTCCACTGAT GAATACCTGGACCTCTCCGTGCCCTTCGAGCAGTACTCTCCCACCTGCCAGGACTCCAACAGCACTTGCTCCTCCGGCGACGACTCGGTCTTTGCTCACGACCCTCTTCCCGACGAACCCTGTCTTCCCAAACCGCTGCCCAGTAACGGAGTCATCAGGACATAA
- the fgfr3 gene encoding fibroblast growth factor receptor 3 isoform X2 has product MLSESGLAALRVSSSRGMRALRCSLWIVTFLPLCVTAARLPSPQPTESVSSEAAFLEDYVLGMGDTFDMACDLDDPSEPIVWYKDGAGLVQTNRTRLGQRLLRIINVSYEDSGVYSCRLAQSNTLLSNYTMRVTDSLSSGDDEDYDEDAEDAGNENALAPYWTRPDRMDKKLLAVPAANTVRFRCPAAGNPLPTIHWLKNGKEFKGEQRMGGIKLRHQQWSLVMESAVPSDRGNYTCLVQNKYGTITHTYQLDVLERSPHRPILQAGLPANQTVQVGSDVEFHCKVYSDAQPHIQWLKHIEVNGSRYGPDGVPYVNILKTAGINTTDKELEVLFLTNVSFEDAGEYTCLAGNSIGYAYHSAWLTVLPAVSTEKEDYYADILIYVTGCVLFILAVVIVVLCRMRMTTQKTLPTPPVQKLSKFPLKRQVSLDSNSSMNSNTPLVRIARLSSSDGPMLANVLELELPSDPKWEFSRTRLTLGKPLGEGCFGQVVMAEAIGIDKEKPNKPLTVAVKMLKDDATDKDLSDLVSEMEMMKMIGKHKNIINLLGACTQDGPLYVLVEYASKGNLREYLRARRPPGMDYSFDTCKIPDEQLTFKDLVSCAYQVARGMEYLASQKCIHRDLAARNVLVTEDNVIKIADFGLARDVHNIDYYKKTTNGRLPVKWMAPEALFDRVYTHQSDVWSYGVLLWEIFTLGGSPYPGIPVEELFKLLKEGHRMDKPANCTHELYMIMRECWHAVPSQRPTFRQLVEDHDRVLSMTSTDEYLDLSVPFEQYSPTCQDSNSTCSSGDDSVFAHDPLPDEPCLPKPLPSNGVIRT; this is encoded by the exons AGTCAGTGTCCAGCGAGGCAGCCTTCCTGGAGGACTATGTCCTTGGCATGGGCGACACCTTCGACATGGCCTGTGACCTGGACGACCCATCCGAGCCCATCGTGTGGTACAAGGATGGCGCCGGCCTCGTGCAGACCAACCGGACGCGGCTGGGTCAGAGATTGCTGCGCATCATTAACGTGTCTTACGAGGACTCGGGCGTCTACTCGTGTCGACTGGCCCAAAGCAACACGCTGCTCAGCAACTACACCATGAGAGTGACAG ATTCTCTGTCGTCTGGTGACGATGAAGACTATGATGAAGACGCGGAGGATGCAGGTAATGAAAAtg CCCTGGCACCTTACTGGACGAGGCCTGACCGGATGGATAAGAAACTCCTGGCGGTGCCGGCAGCAAACACCGTCAGGTTCCGATGTCCCGCCGCTGGAAACCCGCTGCCGACGATCCACTGGTTGAAAAATGGCAAGGAGTTCAAGGGCGAGCAGAGGATGGGCGGCATCAAG TTGAGACATCAGCAGTGGAGTCTTGTTATGGAGAGTGCTGTGCCATCAGACCGTGGAAACTACACCTGTTTGGTCCAGAACAAGTACGGAACCATCACCCACACCTACCAGCTGGACGTGCTGG AGCGCTCGCCTCACAGACCCATCCTGCAGGCCGGCCTGCCAGCCAATCAGACGGTGCAAGTGGGCAGCGATGTGGAGTTCCACTGTAAAGTGTACAGCGACGCCCAGCCTCACATTCAGTGGCTGAAGCATATCGAGGTGAACGGCAGCCGCTACGGGCCCGACGGCGTTCCCTACGTCAACATCCTGAAG ACGGCCGGTATTAACACCACAGATAAGGAGCTAGAGGTCCTCTTCTTGACCAATGTGTCCTTTGAGGACGCGGGCGAGTACACTTGCCTGGCAGGGAACTCTATCGGCTATGCTTACCACTCTGCTTGGCTGACGGTGCTTCCAG CAGTTAGCACAGAGAAGGAGGACTACTACGCCGACATCCTGATCTACGTCACGGGGTGCGTGCTCTTCATCCTGGCCGTGGTCATCGTGGTCCTGTGTCGCATGCGCATGACCACCCAGAAGACGCTGCCCACGCCGCCCGTGCAGAAGCTCTCAAAGTTCCCGCTCAAGCGACAG GTGTCCTTGGATTCCAACTCCTCCATGAACTCCAACACCCCGCTGGTCAGGATCGCCCGACTGTCCTCCAGTGACGGACCCATGTTGGCCAACGTCTTGGAGCTGGAGCTGCCTTCCGATCCCAAGTGGGAGTTTTCTCGCACGCG GCTAACCTTGGGTAAACCACTGGGCGAGGGCTGTTTCGGTCAGGTGGTGATGGCTGAGGCCATCGGTATTGACAAGGAAAAGCCCAATAAGCCTCTGACTGTTGCTGTGAAAATGCTGAAAG ACGATGCGACCGACAAGGATCTATCAGATTTGgtgtcagagatggagatgatgaagatgattgGCAAGCACAAGAATATTATCAACCTGCTGGGAGCGTGCACTCAAGATG GTCCACTGTATGTGCTGGTGGAGTACGCCTCCAAGGGAAACCTCAGAGAGTACCTGCGAGCGCGTCGACCCCCAGGAATGGATTATTCCTTTGACACCTGCAAGATTCCGGATGAGCAGTTGACCTTTAAGGACCTGGTGTCCTGTGCCTACCAGGTGGCCCGCGGCATGGAGTACCTTGCTTCCCAGAAG TGCATCCACAGGGACCTGGCAGCCCGAAATGTCCTTGTCACAGAGGACAACGTAATAAAGATCGCAGACTTCGGTCTGGCCAGAGATGTGCACAACATAGACTACTATAAAAAGACCACGAAC GGTCGTCTGCCTGTTAAATGGATGGCTCCGGAGGCTCTGTTCGACCGGGTCTACACGCACCAGAGCGATGT CTGGTCCTACGGTGTGTTGCTGTGGGAAATCTTCACGCTGGGAGGCTCGCCGTATCCTGGGATTCCCGTCGAAGAATTGTTCAAGCTGCTAAAGGAGGGACATCGGATGGACAAACCCGCGAACTGCACGCATGAGTT GTACATGATCATGAGGGAGTGCTGGCACGCGGTTCCCTCCCAGAGACCAACCTTCAGGCAGCTGGTAGAAGATCACGATCGGGTGTTGTCCATGACCTCCACTGAT GAATACCTGGACCTCTCCGTGCCCTTCGAGCAGTACTCTCCCACCTGCCAGGACTCCAACAGCACTTGCTCCTCCGGCGACGACTCGGTCTTTGCTCACGACCCTCTTCCCGACGAACCCTGTCTTCCCAAACCGCTGCCCAGTAACGGAGTCATCAGGACATAA